The Benincasa hispida cultivar B227 chromosome 11, ASM972705v1, whole genome shotgun sequence genome has a segment encoding these proteins:
- the LOC120091863 gene encoding CTL-like protein DDB_G0274487, which produces MGAAEPVEEREMERRNEEEREENGRKLPEEKRREDLEKGEKVGVLPEQMMERDIKNANNQGDLHVSMLHRLNPTNPLRIILNGGARVATPSPQPSSGGPSGHQHHQHRQSPVPLSVSTPQQPAVINLNSKAYTDKVSLFLFVLHLVLAVGLVCFLVFKGIQGLLYASDSVKRKEKRVLQYFLPQVEVASLLSISLAFAWQKAVRLWPKFMVHFILWCSFAMSLSAGILLVCFQMPATEGVGVCFLVFAIGNGLYACWVSQRIEFCSEVFVKSLEPVCKFPDLNQPTYWMLGAGFLWMSFWILAIIGALNFYFPPLTIIVLLLSLLWTAEVMRNVANITVSRVISLYYLRGMQCNTQFCLQRALTRNLGSASLGSLFVPTIEALRILARGLNLLEGEDEFMFSCAHCCLHVMNSIFRRGNSWAFVQIASYGKDFVQASQDIWKLFEMTDMVQIVDSDITSSICFLTGVCSGCICVIVIASWTFTVHPGFAATISLLSFIVGYLMTRIAMALPHACVSCYYVCYAENPGGRLFDNTIKNRQALLKSNRDVIMTPRMPRRSRT; this is translated from the exons ATGGGTGCTGCTGAACCA GTGGAGGAGAGGGAAATGGAGAGAAGGAATGAAGAGGAGAGAGAGGAAAATGGGAGGAAATTACCAGAAGAGAAGAGAAGGGAAGATCTAGAGAAAGGGGAAAAAGTAGGTGTATTACCAGAACAAATGATGGAGAGGGATATAAAAAATGCTAATAATCAAGGTGATTTGCATGTTTCAATGTTGCATAGATTGAATCCAACAAACCCTTTGAGAATCATTCTCAATGGTGGAGCTAGAGTAGCCACTCCTTCTCCTCAGCCCTCCTCCGGTGGCCCTTCCGGCCATCAGCACCATCAGCACCGCCAGTCCCCCGTTCCTCTCTCTGTTTCAACTCCACAG CAACCTGCAGTGATTAATCTGAATTCAAAAGCATACACAGATAAAGTAAGTCTGTTTCTGTTTGTTCTGCACTTGGTTTTGGCTGTTGGGCTGGTTTGTTTCCTTGTTTTCAAGGGGATTCAAGGGCTGTTATATGCATCAGACTCTgtaaagagaaaagagaagaggGTTCTTCAGTATTTCCTTCCACAAGTTGAGGTTGCATCTCTGTTGAGCATTAGTCTTGCATTTGCTTGGCAAAAGGCTGTGAGGTTATGGCCTAAGTTCATGGTTCATTTCATTCTATGGTGTTCCTTTGCAATGTCCTTATCAGCTGGAATCCTGCTAGTTTGCTTTCAAATGCCTGCCACAGAAGGTGTTGGAGTCTGTTTTCTTGTTTTTGCAATTGGTAATGGGTTATATGCCTGTTGGGTTTCACAGAGAATCGAGTTTTGTTCAGAGGTTTTCGTCAAATCGCTCGAGCCTGTTTGCAAGTTCCCTGATTTGAATCAGCCGACATATTGGATGCTTGGGGCTGGATTTCTATGGATGTCTTTTTGGATTTTGGCTATAATAGGAGCATTGAACTTTTATTTCCCCCCTTTGACTATAATTGTTTTACTGCTTAGCTTGCTTTGGACTGCTGAAGTAATGAGAAATGTTGCTAATATAACTGTTAGTAGGGTGATCTCTCTGTATTATCTCAGAGGAATGCAGTGCAATACTCAATTTTGCCTCCAAAGAGCCTTGACTAGAAACCTAGGAAGTGCTTCTCTTGGTTCTCTCTTTGTCCCTACCATTGAAGCTCTCCGAATCCTCGCCCGAGGTCTGAATTTGCTTGAGGGGGAAGACGAGTTTATGTTTTCTTGTGCTCATTGTTGTCTCCATGTCATGAACTCAATCTTTCGACGCGGCAATAGCTGGGCCTTTGTGCAG ATAGCTTCGTATGGAAAAGATTTCGTGCAAGCATCGCAAGACATATGGAAGCTCTTCGAGATGACCGACATGGTACAGATTGTTGACTCGGATATTACGAGCTCGATTTGCTTCCTCACCGGAGTTTGTAGTGGCTGTATTTGTGTCATCGTTATAGCTAGCTGGACATTTACAGTGCATCCTGGCTTCGCAGCTACTATTTCCTTGCTAAGCTTCATAGTTGGATACCTAATG ACAAGGATTGCAATGGCACTGCCCCACGCTTGTGTGAGTTGTTATTACGTATGTTATGCTGAAAATCCTGGTGGCCGACTCTTTGACAATACGATCAAGAATCGTCAAGCCTTACTAAAGTCGAACCGGGATGTAATCATGACGCCCCGAATGCCTCGTCGAAGTAGGACATGA